ACCCCATTTATCCATATACTGCTAAGCCGTTCCGTATGCTCCATGCCACCTATATTCGTCTTAAAAGACACGTCAAAGGCGCTACCTTTCCCATCCCGCATGCAATTTGAATCTCTGCCACCCAAGCAGTGGCCGATGGCGCCCGTACTCCAACCGTCTTGAAAAACAAACTCCAACCCATTGACCACATCACCCGACCACCCTTTGGCTTGGACAATCGGATTATTCGGAGGAATTCCCCACACTCCACCCTTCGGTGGTTGCTCCGAAACCCCGCCATTCTGATTTCCCAACCTTGGAGTAACCGTCCAACCATTTGGGCCCTGGCCAGGGGCGTAGGAGACCTGCACCGCGTCAATCATATTCCACGCCCAAACCCTGACATATTCGATCGGCCCCGTCGGCGGAATCGGGAGGCGTATTGGCCAACTGTCATCAGTTGTGCCGTACGGATCTGAATATATCTCCCTCGTAAGATGAGAATAGATATCTACCGGATCCGGGTAACTCGTAAGATCAAGCAGCGGCCATATCGTCACATAGTCCATTACCGACAATTGCATTTCGCGCGTATAGCGATTCAATGACCTGAAGGGCTCGGCCCATTTTCTGTTATCAGGAGTGCTGTTGCGAACCTCGTACCACCCCTTTTGGTACTCACGACCACAATAGCTGACCGCATCGGATATCGTTTGTGTAAGCAGTTCAGCTTGCTTCTTCACGTCATCCGGACTCATGCCCCACGAAGCGCCCATTTTGACGCCATCTCTGAGCAAGCCGATATATAGGTTCATAAACTGCGTATAGATCGGCAACAACACCAACTCATAGCCCGAGGTCCGAAAGACCGGTTCCTGACTTGCAAAATCCAACGTAGCCGCTACATATGCTGACTTTGCCAGATTCGGATCGCTTGAGCCGACATACATTTGATACAAAGCCAGCTCCTTCACAAGCCCTTCAAGTGTGCTAATCATCAACCTGTGCATTGCCTCATCGAGCTTTCGCTTGACCAGCTCTTCTGCATATTTCTCCATGGATTTCCAAACCGCCAGAGGGTCCGTCTTGTTTTCTTTCGGCATCAGAATTGAGAAAAGAAGGGCAAGCACGGTACCTCCGGGGACAAACTCTTTAATGCCCACCTGGATGACGGCCAACAGCCCATTATATATGGTAGGCCAGGAATAGCTCGTGTCGCCGAGGACTCTCAAGTTCTCTTCTGTGCCAAGCCAGCTTTCTGCAGCGCTAGACCATGGAGGTGTGCTGTAAAGAGCAGCCCCTACCGCCAGTGACGTAGCTGAAAATTTACAAAAATCCCGCCTTCCAAGCTTAGATGTCATTTCGCCACCTCATGCGCTGATTAGTTTATTGTCTTGGTTCGTCAAGCCTATTGCGGACTCATAAAAAACAACCGAAAGCGCCTTCCGAACGTCCACATTAATACCTTGGGAGCGATGGTTTCGCCCGATCAATTCGATACCGTAATATCCAAAGCCGTGCTTGTCGAGCATGCCGTTTCTCTCGTTCCGAGCCAACATTATGTCGCCCCTGGCCGACGATAGGTTCCGCCGCGCTCAACCTCCTGTTTTGGGCACAGTTGCATACTGAGCGGACGCTATCGTTACCACTATTTAGCCATATTAGTACTGCGGTTTGATTAAGATATGTTTACACGGGATATGAGCCATATTCACCTAGAGAGGCCGGTACACCTCAACTTGATGGGAATCGACTCACTTATCGTGCGATCTTTGCGGCGCTGCCGCTAAAATATTCATAGAACCAACCAGTCCGGCAACAGATGGCGATGAACTCGACCCTGGCCATGTCACGCAACCGCCTGACGCGATAAGGCGGCAATTCGATCCAGTGGGCGCTTTTGCAACCAAAGGGTAACCACATCGCGTGCGCGGTAACATGCTCG
This portion of the Methylococcus mesophilus genome encodes:
- a CDS encoding insecticidal delta-endotoxin Cry8Ea1 family protein; translation: MTSKLGRRDFCKFSATSLAVGAALYSTPPWSSAAESWLGTEENLRVLGDTSYSWPTIYNGLLAVIQVGIKEFVPGGTVLALLFSILMPKENKTDPLAVWKSMEKYAEELVKRKLDEAMHRLMISTLEGLVKELALYQMYVGSSDPNLAKSAYVAATLDFASQEPVFRTSGYELVLLPIYTQFMNLYIGLLRDGVKMGASWGMSPDDVKKQAELLTQTISDAVSYCGREYQKGWYEVRNSTPDNRKWAEPFRSLNRYTREMQLSVMDYVTIWPLLDLTSYPDPVDIYSHLTREIYSDPYGTTDDSWPIRLPIPPTGPIEYVRVWAWNMIDAVQVSYAPGQGPNGWTVTPRLGNQNGGVSEQPPKGGVWGIPPNNPIVQAKGWSGDVVNGLEFVFQDGWSTGAIGHCLGGRDSNCMRDGKGSAFDVSFKTNIGGMEHTERLSSIWINGVSKHYKSADCVVFGFQIINPNDADSIDIEMLRIAYIASPMVVSKLNLAKEIEGLLDGLQGEQVEVRRLRKKFRKENWPLLRRRYQKQLKKLALT